From Eremothecium sinecaudum strain ATCC 58844 chromosome III, complete sequence:
ATGTTTGCAAAAGTGCCGATCAGGAGTAATAATAGGAGACAGAATCTCAAGATCTTGACTTGCGATTTAGGAGTTCTTCCTAATGTTACGTAATGGAAAGTACCCATCCACGCAAAAGGACCAATACACGCAACTATGTGCATCATAAACTGCCAGACAGTGTACTCCCGGTCAGAGTTTCCGATTCCTAAGGTTTCACGAAAAGATAGCAGGAATAATTGCATAAATGTGGAATACTGTATATTCCATAGCACCCACGCAATTGTGTATTTGAATGCCTGCTTATATTCCCATAAATCAATAAGGATATCTCTAAAGCGTGTAAAGGTGAACTTCAAGATGGTAATGAATTTATATTCAGATGTTTTAAAAGGAAGAGGTGCTCCCATGACAGATGGAATTCCGAAAGTTGCAATAGCACCAAGTATCGTTGTTACACAGCCAGAAATAGTGACTGCAAGGAGGAAATCCCGGTACCCTACTTCTCTTGGAGTCCCTCTAGTTTGGGCAATAATCAAACCGACAAGAAGCGCGGTAACACCACCTAAGTTTCCCATTATGAGGCCAAGTACACTTACTTTTGCTCCTCTCCTCAAGAATACCTGTTCGCGATCCTCATGACGTTTTACCATGTTACTCATAAAAACAGGTATATATGACCCCTCCGTGATAAGGTAAATTGAGTTGCAGCAAAGCAATAAGCAGTATATGATAGAAAGCCCTACAAGATTTGAATAACTTATCCCGCTTAACCAAACTGATGGAATTGCAAGGCATCCGAATAAAATAACCGAGATACTCATAAGCCATTTCCTATAATTCGAAAAATCAGCAAATCCCATCAATAAAATCGCAATGAATCCCTCAAGAGAAGTGTAAATGGCTCTCAGGTATAGTGCATACGCGGTGGATTGCACCTCCCTCGAACCAAATTTCACGAAACAATCTGTACCGCGAGGCCTACACCGTCCAAGTGGATTGTCTTTAGGATGTCCGAGCGCATTTGTCATGGACTGTAATGAGGCCACAACATAGGACCTCATCATGGATGATGTAGGCCCTGTAGAGTAACACATCAATAACCAAGCCAAAAAAGGCCGACGTTTAGACCATATAGACTCCGGTTCAGCCTCTATTTCGACCTGTTTTGCTTGGTCAAGTCTTTTTTGGTCTTCCAGCTCTTCTCTGTCTGCCATCTCGCCACTATAATTCAATGATTTCGAGAGTATCTGATCTTTGGTCCTATACTCACCAAGAGAAATTAACTACAAAGTCGCATTAAAGTCTACCACTGAAACCTTTCTCCATATACCTACATTTATATCTATACAGACTAGAACACTGATATTAATTGACTTCATTAGCGTGAGCATATAAAGGTCAATTTTGGAGGTTTAATTTTCTCAATGGTTGTATGACACCTAACTTTGTGCCTAGTCATCCAGGTGTCAATGCTGTTGCGTTATTATGTAATCCCAGAAGACTAGCTTTGTTGATCATGTGCCTAAACAGAAAATTGATTGTAAGTTATCAGATTGTAAAAACGTTCGTAAAAATTTTTAGAGGTCACGAGGTATAAATGCGATAATCTAGAATTTTCTGTAGAAATTATCTTTCACACAATATATATTAGCAATATCTTGCTTCTTTCCAACAGTAATAGTTTTCTAAGGTGTGTCTAGGAGATTGTTATTTTTTAAGATTAATCGTTTTATCTATCAGGAATTTGTCAAGCGGTTATGTTGAGATCCAGAAGTGCTGTTAGATCAAGCTTGAAAGGTTTGCGTTTTTACTCGCACAAGGAATTGAAATTTGGTGTTGAGGGTAGAGCTGCATTGTTGAGGGGTGTTGAGATTCTTGCAGATGCAGTCTCATCAACTTTGGGCCCTAAAGGTAGAAATGTTTTAATTGAACAACCATTTGGTGCACCAAAGATCACCAAGGATGGTGTTACTGTTGCAAAGGCAATTACTTTAAAGGATAACTTTGAGAACATGGGTGCTAAATTGTTGCAAGAAGTTGCTTCTAAGACAAATGAAGCTGCAGGTGATGGTACTACATCTGCTACTGTTCTAGCTAGAGAAATTTTCACTGAATCTGTTAAGAATGTCGCTGCTGGCTGTAACCCAATGGATCTCAGAAGAGGTACTCAAGCTGCTGTTGAGAAAGTGATCGAGTTTTTGAGCAAGCATAAGAAGGAAATTACTACTTCTGCTGAAATTGCTCAAGTTGCGACCATCTCTGCTAATGGTGACGCCCATGTCGGTAAGTTGTTGGCATCCGCTATGGAGAAGGTTGGTAAGGAAGGTGTTATTACAATTAGGGAGGGTAAGACTATGGAGGATGAGTTAGAAGTTACTGAAGGTATGAAGTTTGACCGCGGTTTTATTTCTCCATACTTCATTACTGATGCTAAGTCTAGTAAGGTGGAATTTGAGAAGCCATTGTTACTATTGTCTGAGAAGAAGATTTCCTCTATCCAAGATATTATTCCTGCTATGGAAATCTCCAACCAAACTAGAAGACCATTGTTAATAATTGCTGAAGACGTTGATGGTGAAGCTTTGGCTGCTTGTCTTTTGAACAAGTTGAGAGGTCAAGTTAGGGTTTGTGCTGTTAAGGCGCCAGGCTTTGGTGATAACAGAAAGAACACCTTGGGTGACATTGCCGTTTTGACAGGTGGTACTGTTTTCACTGAAGAGCTAGACTTGAAGCCTGAAAACGCTACTTTAGAACACCTAGGTTCTGCAGACTCCATTACCGTTACAAAGGAAGACACTGTTATTTTAAACGGTAACGGTAGCAAAGAAAACATTCATGCTAGAGTGGAACAAATCAAGAACTCTATTGATATGAATACCACTGGTTCCTACGAAAAGGAAAAGTTGAGAGAACGTCTTGCTAAATTATCTGGTGGTGTTGCCGTGATTAAGGTTGGTGGTTCTTCTGAAGTTGAAGTGGGTGAAAAGAAGGATCGTTACGACGACTCTTT
This genomic window contains:
- a CDS encoding MFS transporter (Syntenic homolog of Ashbya gossypii NOHBY110, AAR080W; No homolog in Saccharomyces cerevisiae; Syntenic homolog of Kluyveromyces lactis KLLA0F09427g) — encoded protein: MADREELEDQKRLDQAKQVEIEAEPESIWSKRRPFLAWLLMCYSTGPTSSMMRSYVVASLQSMTNALGHPKDNPLGRCRPRGTDCFVKFGSREVQSTAYALYLRAIYTSLEGFIAILLMGFADFSNYRKWLMSISVILFGCLAIPSVWLSGISYSNLVGLSIIYCLLLCCNSIYLITEGSYIPVFMSNMVKRHEDREQVFLRRGAKVSVLGLIMGNLGGVTALLVGLIIAQTRGTPREVGYRDFLLAVTISGCVTTILGAIATFGIPSVMGAPLPFKTSEYKFITILKFTFTRFRDILIDLWEYKQAFKYTIAWVLWNIQYSTFMQLFLLSFRETLGIGNSDREYTVWQFMMHIVACIGPFAWMGTFHYVTLGRTPKSQVKILRFCLLLLLLIGTFANIWASLGYSVTSKIGLKNRWEFWLFLVLYVGSSSAIRSINRVAYSAMLPKGKENQYFGLEIMLGFATGWLQSLLVSIIKDKSGNPSAPFIPNTVLMVITIGLYWWCDIEKGSAQVGKMTLFQDDVKS
- the HSP60 gene encoding chaperone ATPase HSP60 (Syntenic homolog of Ashbya gossypii AFR155W; Non-syntenic homolog of Saccharomyces cerevisiae YLR259C (HSP60)) encodes the protein MLRSRSAVRSSLKGLRFYSHKELKFGVEGRAALLRGVEILADAVSSTLGPKGRNVLIEQPFGAPKITKDGVTVAKAITLKDNFENMGAKLLQEVASKTNEAAGDGTTSATVLAREIFTESVKNVAAGCNPMDLRRGTQAAVEKVIEFLSKHKKEITTSAEIAQVATISANGDAHVGKLLASAMEKVGKEGVITIREGKTMEDELEVTEGMKFDRGFISPYFITDAKSSKVEFEKPLLLLSEKKISSIQDIIPAMEISNQTRRPLLIIAEDVDGEALAACLLNKLRGQVRVCAVKAPGFGDNRKNTLGDIAVLTGGTVFTEELDLKPENATLEHLGSADSITVTKEDTVILNGNGSKENIHARVEQIKNSIDMNTTGSYEKEKLRERLAKLSGGVAVIKVGGSSEVEVGEKKDRYDDSLNATRAAVEEGILPGGGTALLKASRVLDEVKTENFDQKLGVDIIRKAITKPAKQIIENAGEEGSVIVGKIIDDFGDDFTKGYDAAKGEYSNMLAAGIIDPFKVVRCGIVDASGVASLLATTEVAIVSAPKPTNAADSPAGMAGMQGMPGMM